One window of Acidobacteriota bacterium genomic DNA carries:
- a CDS encoding dienelactone hydrolase family protein encodes MYQDISDSNPSAPRLDRREFFATSIFAAGIFAAAVEPIQAQTKITTDDKGLITGEVKIPVEGGEMPAYRAMPDAKGKKFPVVLVVHEIFGVHEWIQDVSRRFAKLGFMAIAPALYARQGDVKSITEIRTLQRDIFSKIPDKQAMADLDASVVWAKNNSGNAKKLSITGFCWGGRIVWLYSAHNPKVDAGAAWYGRLIPNPTAPKNELQPTMPIDIAKDLKVPVIGLYGGQDQGIPLDSVQRMQDELKKGKSKSEIIVYPAAGHGFHADYRPGFNKEASEDAWTKVQAWFRKNKSI; translated from the coding sequence ATGTATCAGGACATCAGCGATTCAAATCCCTCGGCGCCGCGCCTCGACAGGCGCGAGTTTTTCGCGACCTCGATCTTCGCGGCAGGCATTTTCGCCGCCGCCGTCGAACCGATCCAGGCGCAGACCAAGATCACGACCGATGACAAGGGGTTGATCACCGGAGAAGTCAAGATCCCGGTCGAAGGCGGCGAGATGCCGGCGTACCGCGCGATGCCGGACGCAAAGGGTAAGAAGTTCCCGGTGGTTTTGGTGGTTCACGAGATTTTCGGCGTGCACGAATGGATCCAGGACGTTTCGCGGCGTTTCGCGAAACTTGGTTTTATGGCGATTGCGCCCGCTCTTTATGCGCGCCAGGGCGATGTGAAGTCGATCACCGAGATCCGGACGCTGCAACGCGACATCTTTTCGAAGATCCCGGACAAACAGGCGATGGCCGACCTTGACGCTTCGGTCGTGTGGGCGAAGAACAACTCCGGAAATGCGAAAAAGCTGTCGATCACCGGTTTTTGTTGGGGCGGACGGATCGTTTGGCTTTATTCCGCGCACAACCCGAAGGTGGACGCCGGCGCGGCCTGGTACGGTCGTCTGATTCCGAATCCGACCGCACCCAAGAACGAACTTCAGCCGACTATGCCGATCGACATCGCGAAGGATCTGAAAGTTCCGGTGATCGGGCTCTACGGCGGTCAGGATCAGGGCATCCCGCTCGATTCGGTGCAACGTATGCAGGACGAACTGAAGAAAGGGAAGTCGAAGTCCGAGATCATCGTCTATCCGGCGGCGGGCCACGGTTTTCACGCCGACTACCGGCCGGGATTCAACAAAGAGGCGTCCGAGGACGCGTGGACGAAAGTTCAGGCTTGGTTCAGGAAGAACAAGTCGATCTAG
- a CDS encoding cytochrome c3 family protein has product MTPQSNNRQNAIRRSKLVRGAVVLTFLAVLCGYFVTSCSKAPPSIDDDKSPYKPLIEESTVTDAMENVDFAKFKHDSTRHKDLPCLLCHQRNDDSTKVGFAPHVSCAGCHTQQFDDKSHQICQICHEEQGSEKLKPFPPIRSFSVKFDHKAHFSEANCATCHRPQGAGMSVPAAANDAHATCFQCHSAAKTVGENNIGKCSTCHELGPRNPINDSTAAIGFNFDHAKHGKLDCNSCHNPQGGNAMSAINVAMHAGAANSCATCHNGSRAFGANNFSNCRQCHSEMGGAKTVGIKFSHASHTKSNCSICHKPAGKTGNFVVPDGQSAHSTCFQCHSPNKGGGSFTSGKCFTCHQIGGTNTISASSPVIPGNFAHTKHSFMDCDSCHTSSNGVMSAPSVLMHKAPKSGTNCATCHNNEMAFGEDFTNCKRCHTGNTFKK; this is encoded by the coding sequence ATGACACCGCAGTCAAACAACCGACAAAATGCGATCCGCCGATCAAAGCTCGTGCGCGGAGCGGTCGTTCTGACGTTCCTCGCGGTTCTTTGCGGTTATTTTGTCACTTCGTGTTCGAAGGCGCCGCCGTCGATTGACGACGACAAAAGCCCGTACAAGCCTTTGATCGAAGAATCCACGGTGACGGACGCGATGGAGAACGTCGACTTCGCGAAGTTCAAGCACGACAGTACGCGTCACAAAGACTTGCCTTGTTTGCTTTGCCATCAGCGCAACGACGATTCGACGAAAGTCGGCTTCGCGCCGCACGTTTCCTGCGCCGGCTGCCATACTCAGCAATTCGATGACAAGTCGCATCAGATCTGTCAGATTTGCCACGAAGAACAGGGGTCCGAGAAACTCAAACCCTTCCCGCCGATCCGGAGTTTCAGCGTCAAATTTGACCACAAGGCGCATTTCAGCGAGGCAAACTGCGCGACCTGCCATCGGCCGCAAGGAGCGGGAATGAGCGTGCCGGCGGCGGCCAACGATGCGCACGCGACCTGCTTTCAGTGCCACTCGGCCGCCAAGACGGTCGGCGAGAACAACATTGGCAAATGTTCGACGTGTCACGAACTCGGGCCGCGCAATCCGATAAACGATTCGACGGCGGCGATCGGATTCAACTTCGATCACGCGAAACACGGCAAGCTCGACTGCAACAGCTGCCACAACCCGCAGGGCGGAAACGCAATGTCGGCGATCAACGTCGCGATGCACGCGGGTGCGGCGAACAGTTGCGCGACCTGCCACAACGGTTCGCGCGCGTTCGGCGCGAACAATTTCTCAAACTGTCGGCAGTGTCACTCGGAAATGGGCGGCGCGAAAACGGTCGGGATCAAGTTCAGCCACGCGTCGCACACCAAGTCCAATTGTTCGATCTGCCACAAACCGGCGGGAAAAACGGGCAATTTCGTCGTCCCCGACGGTCAGTCGGCGCACAGTACCTGTTTTCAATGCCACTCGCCGAACAAGGGCGGCGGCAGCTTTACGAGCGGGAAATGCTTCACCTGCCATCAGATCGGCGGAACGAACACGATCTCGGCATCGTCTCCGGTGATCCCGGGCAATTTTGCCCACACGAAGCACAGTTTTATGGATTGTGATTCTTGCCACACCTCCTCGAACGGCGTGATGAGCGCGCCGTCCGTATTGATGCACAAGGCGCCAAAATCCGGCACGAATTGTGCGACCTGCCATAATAACGAAATGGCGTTCGGCGAAGACTTCACCAACTGTAAACGGTGCCATACCGGGAACACATTCAAGAAATAG
- a CDS encoding pyruvate, phosphate dikinase has translation MDPNAQSTAKKWSYLFEEFENPNTQNGKNILGGKGAALANMTKLGLPIPPGFIITTECCNAYHANEKIYPDGLWNQVKSSISALEAKLGRGFGNASDPLLISVRSGSPVSMPGMMDTILNLGLNDQTVVGLARHTNDERFAWDAYRRFVSLFSQIVLGIEHEKFERVLDRYKAGVRTDSELTTDELKEILATYKKIVYAEYYKEFPDDVDEQLKMAIAAVFDSWMGKRAVDYRRVHRIPGDLGTAVNIQSMVFGNLGDTSGTGVCFTRNPSTGERALYGEYLLNAQGEDVVAGIRTPNPISVLQTAMPDIYQNLLDICAQLEMHYHEMQDIEFTIERGKLFILQTRSGKRTGASAVKIAVAMVREGLIDQTTAIQRVSAEQLDQLLHPMIDPDDETQVLATGLPASPGAAQGIVIFSPDEAEELAKAGEKVVLVRRETSPDDFHGMVLAQAILTQHGGMTSHAAVVARGMGKPCVAGASDLNINYSHNEFSVGDVTVTKGEWITVDGTHGNIYRGKINTIQPRLDEDFDLLMTWADGVRRLKVRANADTGHDSTVARGYGAQGIGLCRTEHMFFGESRLEVMREMILAAGAGNREKALDKLLPFQKQDFVEIFKSMAGLPVTIRLLDPPLHEFLPNKHDLLGELTELKFRARQSGPKEMDNLIDEIADKRKLLRRVEQLSEANPMLGLRGCRLGIVVPEVTRMQVRAIVEAACEVAGEGIEVHPEIMIPLVSSPEEFRNQAEIIREVARKVMDEHGMELKFLVGTMIELPRAALVADQIAADADFFSFGTNDLTQTTLGLSRDDSARFLPFYVDKKIYPDDPFQTLDTVGVGELIKIAIERGRRVNPSLKVGICGEHGGDPRSIEFFNSIGLDYVSCSPFRVPIARLSSAHSVLKTAA, from the coding sequence ATGGATCCAAACGCACAAAGTACCGCAAAGAAATGGTCTTATCTTTTCGAGGAATTCGAAAATCCCAACACGCAGAACGGCAAAAATATTCTCGGTGGCAAAGGCGCCGCGCTTGCGAACATGACGAAACTTGGTTTGCCGATACCTCCGGGATTCATTATCACGACCGAGTGCTGCAACGCTTATCACGCTAACGAGAAGATCTATCCCGACGGGCTCTGGAATCAGGTCAAGTCCAGTATTAGCGCGCTCGAAGCGAAACTCGGTCGGGGATTCGGCAACGCCTCGGATCCGCTCTTGATTTCGGTCCGTTCAGGCTCGCCCGTTTCGATGCCCGGAATGATGGACACGATCCTCAATCTTGGACTCAACGATCAGACGGTTGTCGGGCTCGCCCGCCACACCAACGACGAGCGTTTCGCCTGGGACGCATACCGGCGCTTCGTTTCCCTTTTCAGCCAGATCGTGCTCGGTATCGAGCACGAGAAGTTTGAGCGCGTTCTCGATCGCTACAAGGCAGGCGTCCGAACTGACTCGGAACTGACCACGGACGAATTGAAAGAGATTCTCGCAACTTACAAAAAAATCGTTTACGCCGAGTACTACAAAGAGTTTCCGGACGACGTCGACGAACAGCTGAAAATGGCGATCGCTGCCGTGTTTGATTCCTGGATGGGAAAACGCGCGGTCGATTATCGTCGCGTTCATCGCATTCCGGGCGATCTCGGAACCGCGGTCAACATTCAGTCGATGGTTTTCGGAAATCTCGGCGACACCAGCGGAACCGGCGTGTGCTTCACGCGCAATCCTTCTACCGGCGAACGTGCGCTTTACGGTGAGTATCTGCTCAATGCGCAGGGCGAGGACGTCGTTGCAGGCATCCGGACGCCCAATCCGATCTCCGTCTTGCAGACCGCAATGCCGGACATTTATCAGAATCTGCTCGACATCTGCGCGCAGCTCGAGATGCATTACCACGAAATGCAGGATATCGAGTTCACGATCGAGCGCGGCAAGCTTTTCATTCTGCAGACGCGCAGCGGAAAACGAACCGGCGCGTCTGCGGTCAAGATCGCCGTCGCGATGGTGCGCGAGGGTCTGATCGATCAAACGACAGCGATCCAGCGCGTATCGGCGGAACAACTCGACCAGTTGCTTCATCCGATGATCGATCCGGACGATGAAACACAGGTTCTGGCAACCGGTTTGCCGGCGAGTCCGGGCGCGGCCCAAGGAATCGTTATCTTTTCGCCTGATGAAGCCGAGGAACTCGCCAAGGCCGGCGAAAAAGTCGTCCTCGTGCGGCGCGAGACCAGTCCGGACGACTTCCACGGTATGGTTCTGGCACAGGCGATCCTGACTCAGCACGGCGGAATGACCTCGCACGCGGCGGTCGTCGCACGCGGTATGGGCAAGCCGTGCGTCGCGGGCGCGAGCGATCTGAACATCAACTACAGCCACAACGAATTCAGCGTCGGCGACGTCACCGTCACAAAAGGCGAGTGGATCACGGTTGACGGCACACACGGCAACATCTATCGCGGCAAGATCAATACGATTCAACCTCGCCTCGACGAGGACTTTGATCTGCTGATGACCTGGGCCGACGGCGTCCGCCGGCTAAAGGTGCGCGCCAACGCCGACACCGGCCACGATTCAACGGTCGCGCGCGGCTACGGCGCCCAAGGCATCGGTCTCTGCCGCACCGAACATATGTTCTTCGGCGAGAGCCGACTTGAAGTGATGCGCGAGATGATCCTCGCCGCCGGCGCGGGCAACCGCGAAAAAGCGCTCGACAAATTGCTGCCCTTCCAGAAGCAAGATTTCGTCGAGATCTTCAAGTCGATGGCCGGTCTGCCGGTTACGATCCGCCTTCTCGATCCGCCGTTGCACGAGTTTCTGCCGAACAAACACGACCTTCTCGGCGAACTGACCGAACTCAAATTCCGCGCACGGCAGTCGGGTCCCAAAGAGATGGACAATCTGATCGACGAGATCGCCGACAAGCGCAAACTGCTGCGGCGCGTCGAACAGCTTTCAGAGGCCAATCCGATGCTCGGGCTGCGCGGTTGCCGTCTTGGCATCGTCGTTCCGGAAGTGACGCGGATGCAGGTTCGCGCGATCGTCGAAGCGGCGTGCGAGGTCGCCGGTGAAGGCATCGAGGTTCATCCGGAAATAATGATCCCGCTCGTCTCTTCGCCCGAAGAATTTAGAAATCAGGCGGAGATCATTCGCGAAGTTGCGCGAAAGGTGATGGACGAACACGGAATGGAACTGAAGTTCCTCGTCGGAACGATGATCGAGCTCCCGCGGGCAGCTTTGGTCGCGGACCAGATTGCGGCCGACGCGGACTTTTTCTCGTTCGGCACGAACGATCTGACCCAGACTACGCTCGGTTTGAGCCGCGACGATTCGGCGCGTTTCCTGCCGTTCTACGTCGATAAGAAGATATATCCGGACGATCCGTTTCAAACGCTCGACACCGTCGGCGTCGGCGAACTCATCAAGATCGCCATCGAACGCGGGCGTCGGGTCAATCCGTCGCTGAAGGTCGGAATCTGCGGCGAACACGGCGGCGACCCTCGGTCAATAGAGTTCTTCAACTCGATCGGGCTCGACTACGTGAGTTGTTCGCCATTCCGTGTTCCGATCGCCAGGCTTTCCTCCGCGCATTCAGTGCTGAAAACGGCGGCGTAG
- a CDS encoding cytochrome c has translation MTIDRIKLTVTVIMMLPLLALFAFQDTAVNGAPLEDAAAVYKAKCAMCHGQTAEKKFDATKSDEVLVEIVLKGKADAKPPMPGYEAKGMTADDAKALVAHMKSLRTPPAE, from the coding sequence ATGACCATTGATCGAATAAAATTAACAGTAACAGTAATTATGATGCTCCCCCTTTTGGCTCTCTTTGCCTTTCAGGACACGGCGGTTAACGGTGCGCCGCTTGAAGATGCGGCGGCCGTTTACAAGGCCAAATGCGCAATGTGCCACGGTCAGACCGCGGAAAAGAAATTCGACGCGACGAAGTCCGACGAAGTTCTGGTCGAAATCGTGTTGAAGGGCAAAGCCGACGCCAAACCTCCGATGCCCGGTTACGAAGCGAAGGGTATGACGGCCGATGACGCTAAGGCATTGGTCGCGCATATGAAATCATTGCGCACGCCGCCGGCTGAATAA
- a CDS encoding NapC/NirT family cytochrome c, giving the protein MSEDKEEQEVTAEPPKVPSLWQNYITLFGGVIATASIVSIVLLFLIELSSSTEHSYLGILIYILLPGMMMFGIFVMLVGIVFEYRRRRKLSPEEIAAYPILDLNGPRRRRIFFMFLGGAFIFIMISAFGSYRGFEYTESTAFCGELCHVMHPENTAYKASAHARVRCVECHVGGGADFYVKSKLEGARQLLALAFGSYQKPIPTPVHNLRPAQDICERCHWPEKFFGEQMKIFTHFGYDKDNTMSQSRLLIKTGGGSPTVGQGGGIHWHMNVANEVTYISTDEKRQKIAWVRFKDSSGRVVEYTSTESRLTPDLIESSPKRKMDCVDCHNRPSHIYVSPNQAVDTAFSANKLDVSLPFLKMKSVEVLSKPYNTNEEALQTIARDLPEYYRANYPDVSSSKAESINAAVTEVQRIYSTYFFPEMKTDWQSHVNNIGHMNFQGCFRCHDGRHVSPEGKQIRTECHICHTTLDQTIGGKTFTPPNGDFQHPLNLGDKARYQCAQCHTGNRAFQHPVNLGDISKFQCNECHKAKIE; this is encoded by the coding sequence ATGAGCGAAGACAAAGAAGAACAAGAAGTCACGGCAGAACCTCCAAAGGTTCCGAGTCTCTGGCAAAACTATATCACGCTGTTCGGCGGGGTTATCGCGACGGCGAGCATCGTCAGCATCGTTTTGCTTTTTCTGATCGAATTGTCGAGTTCGACCGAACACTCGTATCTCGGCATCCTGATCTACATTCTCCTGCCGGGAATGATGATGTTCGGCATTTTCGTGATGCTTGTCGGCATCGTGTTTGAATACCGGCGACGAAGAAAGCTGTCACCTGAGGAGATTGCCGCATATCCGATCCTCGATCTCAACGGGCCGCGACGGCGACGCATTTTCTTTATGTTCCTCGGCGGCGCTTTCATCTTCATTATGATCAGCGCGTTCGGCAGTTATCGCGGCTTTGAATACACCGAATCGACTGCGTTCTGCGGAGAATTGTGTCACGTGATGCATCCCGAGAACACCGCTTACAAGGCGTCCGCTCACGCGCGTGTCAGATGCGTCGAATGTCACGTCGGCGGCGGCGCCGATTTCTACGTCAAGTCCAAACTCGAAGGCGCCCGTCAGTTGCTGGCACTCGCGTTCGGAAGCTACCAGAAACCGATTCCGACGCCCGTTCATAATTTGCGCCCGGCGCAGGACATTTGCGAACGCTGCCACTGGCCCGAGAAGTTCTTCGGCGAGCAAATGAAGATTTTCACGCATTTCGGATATGACAAGGACAATACGATGAGCCAGAGTCGTCTGTTGATCAAGACCGGAGGCGGAAGTCCGACCGTCGGTCAAGGCGGCGGGATTCACTGGCATATGAACGTCGCGAACGAGGTGACCTACATTTCGACCGACGAGAAGCGCCAGAAGATCGCCTGGGTGCGGTTCAAGGATTCCAGCGGCCGCGTCGTCGAATACACGTCGACCGAAAGCCGCTTGACGCCGGATCTAATCGAAAGTTCGCCGAAACGCAAGATGGACTGCGTCGACTGTCATAACCGTCCTTCGCATATTTACGTATCGCCGAATCAGGCGGTCGACACGGCTTTTTCGGCCAATAAGCTCGACGTTTCCCTGCCTTTCCTGAAGATGAAGTCGGTCGAGGTATTATCCAAACCCTACAACACGAATGAGGAGGCACTGCAGACAATAGCCCGCGATCTTCCCGAATACTATCGGGCTAACTATCCGGATGTCTCCAGCTCGAAGGCCGAGTCGATCAACGCGGCGGTGACCGAAGTTCAGAGGATCTACTCGACATATTTCTTCCCGGAAATGAAGACCGACTGGCAGAGCCACGTCAACAACATCGGTCATATGAATTTCCAGGGCTGTTTCCGGTGCCACGACGGCCGGCACGTCAGCCCGGAAGGCAAACAGATCAGGACCGAATGTCATATCTGCCACACGACGCTCGACCAGACGATCGGCGGCAAGACGTTCACGCCGCCGAACGGCGATTTCCAACACCCGCTGAATCTCGGCGACAAGGCACGTTATCAATGCGCGCAATGTCATACCGGCAACCGCGCGTTCCAGCATCCGGTGAATCTCGGGGACATTTCGAAATTTCAGTGCAACGAGTGTCACAAGGCAAAGATCGAGTAG
- a CDS encoding Crp/Fnr family transcriptional regulator — MKVLNNLKIEHKCEDCDMRSNNFFCNLRDTNLRVFESLKITNAYPKGSTLFMQGQQSNGVYILCQGRVKLSTGSKDGKVIILHIAEPGEILGLSSTITDSVHIATAEVLEPCQVNFVKNSEFLQFLQSNAEACLSAVKQLSLSYQTAYLQICSLGLSNSVADKLAMLFLGWCKASCNEHDSAHLKISYTHEEIAQMIGTSRETVTRLLKEFKERHLITLKGSDLIIHDKKKLEDSIGTRSKTR; from the coding sequence ATGAAGGTCCTGAACAACTTAAAGATCGAACATAAGTGCGAAGACTGCGATATGCGCTCCAACAACTTCTTCTGCAATCTTCGTGATACGAATTTGCGGGTCTTTGAGTCGCTGAAGATCACCAACGCGTACCCGAAGGGTTCGACCTTGTTTATGCAGGGTCAGCAATCGAACGGCGTCTATATCCTTTGCCAGGGCAGGGTCAAGCTCTCGACGGGATCGAAGGATGGAAAGGTCATCATTCTTCATATCGCGGAACCGGGCGAGATTCTCGGTTTGAGTTCGACGATCACGGACTCTGTCCATATCGCGACAGCTGAGGTGCTTGAGCCCTGCCAGGTCAACTTCGTCAAGAACTCGGAGTTTCTCCAATTTCTTCAAAGCAACGCCGAGGCTTGTCTGAGCGCCGTAAAACAATTGAGCCTGAGTTACCAGACGGCGTATCTGCAGATCTGTTCGCTCGGGCTTTCAAACTCGGTCGCCGACAAACTCGCGATGCTTTTCCTCGGTTGGTGCAAGGCCAGTTGCAACGAACACGACAGCGCGCACTTGAAGATCTCGTATACTCACGAGGAGATCGCACAGATGATCGGCACGTCGCGCGAAACGGTGACGAGGCTTCTCAAGGAGTTCAAGGAACGACATTTGATAACGCTCAAGGGGTCGGACCTCATCATCCACGATAAGAAGAAACTCGAAGATTCGATCGGAACCCGTTCCAAGACACGTTGA
- a CDS encoding cyclic nucleotide-binding domain-containing protein: protein MIRRPKEFSKNDTVFAAGDLPDCIYILNSGQARLTVTNGINKVTSRRLVKPDEVLGLNELLANSFCQMNVETITPCVFECLRRQDFLRFLDDEPAICYRLLSVIASNSQQSYTNFSTATF from the coding sequence ATGATCCGGCGGCCGAAGGAATTCTCGAAGAACGATACGGTCTTTGCGGCCGGCGACCTTCCCGATTGCATCTACATTCTCAACTCGGGTCAGGCGCGGCTTACCGTCACAAACGGGATCAACAAGGTCACGAGCCGGCGGTTGGTCAAGCCCGACGAGGTCCTCGGATTGAACGAACTTCTCGCGAACTCCTTTTGTCAAATGAACGTCGAAACGATCACGCCGTGCGTTTTCGAATGTCTTCGACGCCAGGATTTTTTGAGATTCCTCGACGACGAGCCAGCGATCTGCTACCGGTTGCTGAGTGTCATAGCTTCGAATTCCCAGCAAAGCTACACGAATTTTTCAACCGCTACTTTTTAA
- a CDS encoding cytochrome b/b6 domain-containing protein has protein sequence MLKRYASIAIVLLFLLFFSASYFYRPTLIEAQAQSAVSNSNTADVKAPNDPKLVMQCESCHGTGKTLPFLAGEKFHKEPHKEYDLGFHAKPANNGKKAASCVDCHTVNGDMSTIMSAANPKSTIFRANISQTCGRCHSDATVMANGNGLSTRPALAYAESVHGKALSRGNLKAAVCTDCHRSHDILPGTDTSSPISKFNVALTCGKCHGDIYTEFNDSVHGVSLTRGNYQSPNCTDCHGIHGIKPQKDSRQALGLTGCSQCHDGVRLSQDFGIAPGRVSSFEDSYHGRAMKHGSDVVADCASCHGVHNIRPSTDPKSLIHADNLVATCGQCHIGAGTNFAVGKVHLDTPASQDIGSIGIHWVRNVYLFLIFTLVGGMLVHNGVIWYRKVVAKRNETVRTIQRMSVNQRVQHWMLLTSFIVLVITGFALEYPDGYLGILAGGSEGVRRIIHRVAAVVMMVGGVYHVFYLAFYKEGRLWLWDMLPCWKDFTDLWQNAMYFVFKKGEKPKFARFRYADKAEYWAVVWGTVLMGLTGLMIWFKVGLFSFLPRWAIDIAIAVHFYEAILATLAIVVWHFYHVIFDPDVYPLNWAFYDGKMSEEMFKEEHEQAWEDAQKEEDQEAETAESEEENPHS, from the coding sequence ATGTTGAAAAGATACGCATCAATCGCGATTGTGCTGCTTTTCCTGCTTTTTTTCTCCGCATCATATTTCTATCGTCCTACCTTGATTGAGGCGCAGGCGCAGTCCGCGGTGTCGAACTCGAACACGGCAGACGTCAAAGCGCCGAACGATCCGAAGTTGGTAATGCAGTGCGAGAGTTGTCACGGAACCGGTAAAACGCTTCCGTTTCTTGCCGGTGAGAAATTTCATAAGGAACCACATAAAGAATACGATCTCGGATTTCACGCGAAACCCGCGAACAATGGCAAAAAGGCCGCATCTTGCGTTGATTGTCATACCGTCAACGGCGATATGAGTACGATCATGTCCGCGGCAAACCCAAAGTCGACGATCTTTCGCGCGAATATTTCGCAAACCTGCGGACGCTGTCACAGCGATGCGACCGTTATGGCGAACGGCAACGGACTGTCGACGCGGCCGGCGCTGGCATATGCCGAGAGCGTCCACGGCAAGGCGCTGTCGAGAGGAAACCTCAAGGCGGCGGTCTGTACGGATTGCCATCGAAGCCACGATATTCTGCCCGGAACCGATACGTCGTCACCGATCTCGAAGTTCAACGTCGCGTTGACGTGCGGCAAGTGTCACGGTGACATTTACACCGAATTCAACGACAGCGTCCACGGCGTCTCGCTGACCCGAGGAAACTACCAGTCACCGAACTGTACGGACTGTCACGGGATCCACGGCATCAAGCCGCAAAAGGATTCCCGGCAGGCGCTCGGGCTGACCGGTTGTTCGCAATGTCACGATGGCGTCCGGTTGTCGCAGGATTTCGGTATTGCGCCAGGACGAGTTTCGAGCTTTGAAGACAGTTACCACGGCCGCGCGATGAAGCACGGCTCGGATGTCGTCGCCGATTGCGCGAGCTGTCACGGCGTACATAATATCCGGCCGTCGACCGATCCGAAGTCGCTGATTCACGCCGACAATCTCGTTGCGACCTGCGGTCAATGCCATATTGGCGCCGGCACCAACTTCGCGGTTGGCAAGGTTCATCTCGATACGCCCGCGTCGCAGGACATCGGAAGCATCGGGATCCATTGGGTGCGAAACGTCTATCTGTTCCTGATCTTCACGCTTGTCGGCGGGATGCTCGTCCATAACGGAGTCATCTGGTACCGCAAGGTAGTCGCGAAACGCAACGAAACTGTTAGGACGATCCAGAGAATGTCGGTCAATCAGCGCGTCCAGCATTGGATGTTGCTGACGAGTTTCATCGTCCTCGTGATCACCGGATTCGCCCTCGAATATCCCGACGGCTATCTTGGCATTCTGGCCGGCGGCAGCGAGGGCGTCCGGCGCATCATCCATCGCGTTGCGGCCGTCGTAATGATGGTCGGCGGGGTTTATCACGTCTTCTACCTCGCATTCTATAAGGAGGGCCGGCTGTGGCTCTGGGATATGCTGCCGTGCTGGAAGGATTTTACCGATCTCTGGCAGAACGCGATGTACTTCGTCTTCAAGAAGGGCGAAAAACCGAAATTCGCGCGATTCAGATACGCCGACAAGGCCGAGTACTGGGCCGTTGTTTGGGGAACCGTTCTGATGGGCCTGACCGGTCTGATGATCTGGTTCAAGGTCGGCTTGTTCAGCTTTTTGCCGCGCTGGGCGATCGACATCGCAATCGCTGTTCACTTCTACGAAGCGATCCTAGCGACGCTCGCGATCGTCGTCTGGCATTTCTACCACGTCATCTTCGATCCGGACGTCTATCCGCTTAACTGGGCCTTTTACGACGGCAAGATGAGCGAAGAGATGTTCAAGGAAGAACACGAACAGGCGTGGGAAGACGCTCAGAAGGAAGAGGACCAGGAGGCTGAAACGGCTGAGAGCGAAGAGGAGAATCCGCATTCGTGA
- a CDS encoding DmsE family decaheme c-type cytochrome has product MLSNTAEAISVLPNSNADDFVGSETCKACHEDQFKSVAMTKHGKLSEDPKWKDKVQGCESCHGGGKAHVEGGGDKTKIVSFTGKNSKEISETCLACHAGKESHNNFKRGEHWRNDVGCTDCHTSHGPSEKNIMPGSATFINDSSKQNPTGVAMLIKSEPQLCISCHTETKAQFSKPFHHKVLEGTMKCSDCHNAHGGFEQKQTKLAIGGDASCVKCHTDKQGPFVFEHAPLKTEGCASCHTPHGSSNPKLLKRNNVRQLCMECHSSISDVESGAPQAPHNQATTRYNDCTVCHNKIHGSNANVYFFR; this is encoded by the coding sequence ATGCTTTCGAACACAGCGGAAGCGATCAGTGTCTTGCCCAATTCCAATGCCGACGATTTTGTCGGGAGCGAAACGTGTAAAGCGTGTCACGAAGATCAGTTCAAGAGTGTCGCGATGACAAAACACGGAAAGCTATCGGAAGATCCGAAGTGGAAGGACAAGGTTCAGGGTTGCGAATCGTGCCACGGCGGCGGCAAAGCCCACGTCGAAGGCGGCGGTGACAAGACCAAGATCGTTTCGTTCACCGGCAAGAATTCGAAGGAAATTTCGGAAACCTGTCTCGCGTGCCACGCGGGCAAGGAAAGCCATAATAACTTCAAACGCGGCGAACACTGGCGCAACGACGTCGGTTGTACCGATTGTCACACGTCACACGGCCCGTCCGAGAAAAACATAATGCCGGGTTCGGCAACGTTCATCAACGATTCTTCGAAACAGAATCCGACCGGCGTCGCGATGCTCATTAAGAGCGAACCGCAATTGTGCATCAGTTGTCATACTGAAACGAAAGCGCAGTTCAGCAAACCGTTCCATCACAAGGTTCTCGAAGGAACAATGAAATGCAGCGATTGTCACAACGCGCACGGCGGTTTCGAACAGAAACAGACGAAGCTGGCGATCGGCGGCGATGCCTCGTGCGTCAAGTGCCACACCGACAAGCAAGGCCCGTTCGTCTTCGAACATGCTCCTCTTAAGACCGAAGGCTGCGCATCGTGCCACACACCGCACGGTTCAAGCAACCCGAAACTTCTGAAACGCAACAACGTCCGCCAACTCTGTATGGAATGCCACAGCAGCATTTCCGATGTGGAAAGCGGAGCGCCGCAAGCACCGCACAATCAGGCGACGACCCGTTACAACGACTGTACGGTCTGCCATAACAAGATTCACGGTTCAAATGCGAACGTTTACTTTTTCAGGTAG